The proteins below are encoded in one region of Gambusia affinis linkage group LG07, SWU_Gaff_1.0, whole genome shotgun sequence:
- the pdrg1 gene encoding p53 and DNA damage-regulated protein 1 — protein MDAGSQRVLQYLTEVEEAAEDVLTTKQQIVDLDKKRNSNREALSALKHDMADTEKVQVCFGNMFLKFPKSKAREMIQKDQEQLDKEISDLRTSLKAKVNCLNEIQGNPELRGYNLSPLSAEELKAINSLLSR, from the exons ATGGACGCTGGTTCTCAGCGTGTTTTACAGTATTTAACAGAAGTTGAAGAGGCAGCTGAAGATGTTCTCACTACTAAACAACAG ATCGTAGACTTGGACAAGAAGAGGAACAGTAACAGGGAGGCGCTGAGCGCTCTGAAACATGACATGGCAGACACAG AAAAAGTCCAGGTGTGCTTTGGCAACATGTTCCTCAAATTCCCCAAATCCAAAGCAAGAGAGATGATCCAGAAAG ATCAGGAGCAGCTTGACAAGGAGATCAGCGATCTTCGTACAAGTCTGAAAGCAAAAGTCAACTGTCTCAATGAGATCCAAG GAAACCCTGAGCTCAGAGGGTACAACCTGTCTCCACTGTCCGCTGAAGAACTGAAAGCTATTAACAGCCTCCTGAGCAGGTGA
- the LOC122834208 gene encoding protein FAM217B-like isoform X1, protein MGSILQERVAQRCVERLCVGDKEWKKKAPRSTSRPNVAGTKMGRRQSQRKFPQPQCPIQSQENNHEKKPQRRKHKANKCSAPQHSSAQGTSMFHPAAPEEDRMKIKVSPATESRKHTHTGLRTSKHAPALLDHGLPPLSPDQQEELSPQEDSDTDLSESERLPLSSRPLAPRLELRPEVVEDGDAPPHCRTVRGRDFPDFLPPPFNSWSLSQLAVFYNTEGRGAFRPRPVGPLERYLERLLQLEWHQIQTVQAERGTQDVPGGTSCCQRSSAAAPAPTRLSSPKCILQCQRAFPLSFLSSLAGHSALLACGTSGLCRICSSSCSPSCCRSTHSHSHLSRHSPDGSRGPLPRPKRSYSESRVHSSDRRLRTQRSGSPTGSSSYLRRMQASGNIRNPIHAGPGRTHSSVRGCDEPDWTAGVQRKRSGSEQRRGGGRRVNRSETSRSSSESRTGRAERSEAAGWTEQEVTGVSVCLPGSRHPPVQRPSRSKQVEFVT, encoded by the exons ATGGGCAGCATCCTGCAGGAGCGGGTAGCGCAGCGCTGCGTGGAGAGGCTCTGCGTCGGTGACAAGGAGTGGAAGAAGAAAGCTCCGAGAAGCACCAGCAGGCCCAATGTGGCCGG GACCAAGATGGGAAGGAGGCAGTCACAAAGGAAGTTTCCACAGCCGCAGTGCCCGATCCAGAGTCAGGAGAACAACCATGAGAAG AAACCACAGAGAAGGAAACACAAGGCTAACAAATGCAGCGCTCCGCAGCACAG CAGCGCTCAGGGAACCTCCATGTTTCATCCAGCGGCCCCTGAGGAAGACAGGATGAAGATCAAGGTGTCACCAGCCACGGAGAGCAGGAAGCACACGCACACAGGGCTGAGAACGAGCAAACACGCACCAGCCCTCCTGGACCACGGCCTGCCTCCTCTCAGCCCTGACCAGCAGGAGGAGCTCTCCCCGCAGGAGGACAGTGACACAGACTTGTCTGAGTCAGAAAGACTCCCCCTGTCCTCCCGTCCCCTCGCCCCGCGACTGGAGCTCAGGCCCGAGGTGGTGGAGGATGGAGACGCCCCGCCTCACTGCCGGACGGTCAGAGGACGGGACTTCCCAGACTTCCTCCCTCCACCGTTCAATTCGTGGAGCCTCAGTCAGCTGGCTGTTTTCTACAACACGGAGGGCAGAGGGGCCTTCCGACCCCGGCCCGTGGGCCCCTTGGAGCGGTACCTGGAGAGGTTGCTGCAGCTGGAGTGGCACCAGATCCAGACGGTTCAGGCGGAGCGTGGGACGCAGGACGTACCAGGAGGGACGTCCTGTTGCCAGAGGTCCAGCGCTGCGGCCCCGGCCCCGACTCGCCTCAGCTCTCCCAAATGCATCCTGCAGTGCCAGCGCGccttccccctctccttcctgtCCTCGCTAGCTGGACACTCCGCCCTTCTGGCCTGTGGCACTAGCGGTTTATGCCGGATCTGCTCCTCCAGCTGTAGCCCATCATGCTGCCGCTCCACCCACAGCCACAGCCATCTGTCCAGACATAGTCCGGATGGCAGCAGAGGGCCCCTGCCGCGCCCCAAAAGGAGCTATAGTGAGAGCCGGGTCCACTCGTCAGATAGGAGGCTCAGAACCCAGAGGTCCGGCAGCCCCACCGGCTCCAGCAGCTACCTGAGGAGGATGCAGGCTTCAGGAAACATCCGGAATCCCATCCATGCTGGTCCAGGAAGGACCCATTCCTCTGTTAGGGGCTGTGATGAGCCAGACTGGACAGCGGGAGTTCAAAGGAAGAGGAGCGGCTCTGAACAGAGGAGAGGTGGAGGGAGGCGCGTGAACAGATCAGAGACGAGCCGGAGCAGTTCTGAGAGCAGAACAGGAAGAGCAGAGCGGAGCGAAGCCGCTGGCTGGACAGAGCAGGAAGTCACTGGAGTTAGTGTTTGTTTACCCGGGTCCAGACATCCCCCCGTCCAGAGGCCGAGCAGGTCCAAACAGGTTGAATTTGTTACATGA
- the LOC122834208 gene encoding protein FAM217B-like isoform X2, with amino-acid sequence MGSILQERVAQRCVERLCVGDKEWKKKAPRSTSRPNVAGTKMGRRQSQRKFPQPQCPIQSQENNHEKKPQRRKHKANKCSAPQHSAQGTSMFHPAAPEEDRMKIKVSPATESRKHTHTGLRTSKHAPALLDHGLPPLSPDQQEELSPQEDSDTDLSESERLPLSSRPLAPRLELRPEVVEDGDAPPHCRTVRGRDFPDFLPPPFNSWSLSQLAVFYNTEGRGAFRPRPVGPLERYLERLLQLEWHQIQTVQAERGTQDVPGGTSCCQRSSAAAPAPTRLSSPKCILQCQRAFPLSFLSSLAGHSALLACGTSGLCRICSSSCSPSCCRSTHSHSHLSRHSPDGSRGPLPRPKRSYSESRVHSSDRRLRTQRSGSPTGSSSYLRRMQASGNIRNPIHAGPGRTHSSVRGCDEPDWTAGVQRKRSGSEQRRGGGRRVNRSETSRSSSESRTGRAERSEAAGWTEQEVTGVSVCLPGSRHPPVQRPSRSKQVEFVT; translated from the exons ATGGGCAGCATCCTGCAGGAGCGGGTAGCGCAGCGCTGCGTGGAGAGGCTCTGCGTCGGTGACAAGGAGTGGAAGAAGAAAGCTCCGAGAAGCACCAGCAGGCCCAATGTGGCCGG GACCAAGATGGGAAGGAGGCAGTCACAAAGGAAGTTTCCACAGCCGCAGTGCCCGATCCAGAGTCAGGAGAACAACCATGAGAAG AAACCACAGAGAAGGAAACACAAGGCTAACAAATGCAGCGCTCCGCAGCACAG CGCTCAGGGAACCTCCATGTTTCATCCAGCGGCCCCTGAGGAAGACAGGATGAAGATCAAGGTGTCACCAGCCACGGAGAGCAGGAAGCACACGCACACAGGGCTGAGAACGAGCAAACACGCACCAGCCCTCCTGGACCACGGCCTGCCTCCTCTCAGCCCTGACCAGCAGGAGGAGCTCTCCCCGCAGGAGGACAGTGACACAGACTTGTCTGAGTCAGAAAGACTCCCCCTGTCCTCCCGTCCCCTCGCCCCGCGACTGGAGCTCAGGCCCGAGGTGGTGGAGGATGGAGACGCCCCGCCTCACTGCCGGACGGTCAGAGGACGGGACTTCCCAGACTTCCTCCCTCCACCGTTCAATTCGTGGAGCCTCAGTCAGCTGGCTGTTTTCTACAACACGGAGGGCAGAGGGGCCTTCCGACCCCGGCCCGTGGGCCCCTTGGAGCGGTACCTGGAGAGGTTGCTGCAGCTGGAGTGGCACCAGATCCAGACGGTTCAGGCGGAGCGTGGGACGCAGGACGTACCAGGAGGGACGTCCTGTTGCCAGAGGTCCAGCGCTGCGGCCCCGGCCCCGACTCGCCTCAGCTCTCCCAAATGCATCCTGCAGTGCCAGCGCGccttccccctctccttcctgtCCTCGCTAGCTGGACACTCCGCCCTTCTGGCCTGTGGCACTAGCGGTTTATGCCGGATCTGCTCCTCCAGCTGTAGCCCATCATGCTGCCGCTCCACCCACAGCCACAGCCATCTGTCCAGACATAGTCCGGATGGCAGCAGAGGGCCCCTGCCGCGCCCCAAAAGGAGCTATAGTGAGAGCCGGGTCCACTCGTCAGATAGGAGGCTCAGAACCCAGAGGTCCGGCAGCCCCACCGGCTCCAGCAGCTACCTGAGGAGGATGCAGGCTTCAGGAAACATCCGGAATCCCATCCATGCTGGTCCAGGAAGGACCCATTCCTCTGTTAGGGGCTGTGATGAGCCAGACTGGACAGCGGGAGTTCAAAGGAAGAGGAGCGGCTCTGAACAGAGGAGAGGTGGAGGGAGGCGCGTGAACAGATCAGAGACGAGCCGGAGCAGTTCTGAGAGCAGAACAGGAAGAGCAGAGCGGAGCGAAGCCGCTGGCTGGACAGAGCAGGAAGTCACTGGAGTTAGTGTTTGTTTACCCGGGTCCAGACATCCCCCCGTCCAGAGGCCGAGCAGGTCCAAACAGGTTGAATTTGTTACATGA